A window from Leptospira wolffii serovar Khorat str. Khorat-H2 encodes these proteins:
- a CDS encoding DUF6989 domain-containing protein yields MKTTEKHALFFHGAFALLCIIVLLLPIPTPSGWRMFFLVLVYNLSLPIVAQIWKHDRWMDIFLFVFPVSVLQVFPDWFLSRVLGVLVFPDDGFFKIGTVSAYMVGLWTIPLFLTIFSATRFAKRYPEANPISKYAVAGIVSFLIFLFSEEFMRLIPVWHAQNVSLIGHVAVYVLLPELLLGVFSTFAYFHTEHKPLRTKLLWAIPTFLVYLGALSWSFLLIEGVNRPL; encoded by the coding sequence ATGAAAACCACCGAGAAGCATGCTCTTTTCTTTCACGGCGCCTTCGCCTTACTATGTATCATAGTTCTTCTCTTACCGATTCCCACTCCCAGCGGTTGGAGAATGTTCTTTCTAGTTTTAGTATATAATCTTTCTCTTCCGATCGTGGCTCAGATATGGAAGCACGATAGATGGATGGATATTTTTCTGTTCGTTTTTCCGGTAAGCGTTCTGCAGGTCTTTCCGGATTGGTTTCTTTCTCGGGTCTTAGGGGTCTTAGTTTTTCCGGACGACGGTTTTTTTAAGATCGGCACAGTTTCGGCTTATATGGTCGGGCTATGGACTATCCCGTTATTTCTTACCATATTCTCCGCTACCCGATTCGCAAAAAGATATCCTGAGGCGAACCCTATTTCCAAATATGCGGTGGCGGGTATCGTATCCTTTCTGATTTTCCTTTTCTCCGAGGAGTTTATGAGGCTCATTCCTGTTTGGCATGCACAAAACGTTTCCTTAATCGGGCATGTGGCGGTGTACGTGCTTCTTCCGGAACTATTATTGGGCGTATTTTCCACATTCGCATATTTCCATACCGAACATAAACCTCTTAGAACCAAATTGCTTTGGGCCATTCCCACATTTCTGGTTTATTTAGGAGCTCTTTCCTGGAGTTTTCTTCTGATAGAAGGGGTAAATCGTCCTTTATAA
- the eno gene encoding phosphopyruvate hydratase encodes MSKSSKISAIRAREIMDSRGNPTVEVDVKLEDGSFGRAAVPSGASTGEYEAVELRDGDKSRYLGKGVLKAVEHVNVKIKDLLIGEDALDQNRIDALMLEKDGTKNKSKLGANAILGTSLAVAKASASHTGLPLYRYIGGNFAKELPVPMMNIINGGAHADNNVDFQEFMILPVGVHSFREALRVGAEVFHSLKSVLKSKKLNTAVGDEGGFAPDLASNVEGLEVILQAIEKAGYKPEKDVLLGLDAASSEFFDKSKKKYVLGGEGNKEFTSAELVEYYSNLVSKYPIITIEDGLDENDWDGWKLLSDKLGKKIQLVGDDLFVTNIEKLSQGIASGVGNSILIKVNQIGSLSETLASIDMAKKAKYTNVISHRSGETEDVTISHIAVGTNAGQIKTGSLSRTDRIAKYNELLRIEEELGSSAIYKGRNTFYNL; translated from the coding sequence ATGTCCAAATCCTCTAAAATCTCGGCGATCCGAGCGCGTGAAATCATGGATTCCCGCGGAAATCCCACGGTAGAAGTGGATGTAAAATTGGAAGACGGGTCTTTCGGTCGCGCAGCCGTTCCCTCCGGAGCCTCTACGGGAGAATACGAAGCGGTAGAACTCAGAGACGGAGACAAATCCCGCTACTTGGGTAAAGGGGTCCTGAAAGCCGTCGAGCATGTGAACGTCAAAATCAAAGATCTTCTGATCGGAGAGGACGCATTGGACCAAAACCGCATCGATGCTTTAATGCTGGAAAAAGACGGAACGAAAAACAAATCCAAATTAGGCGCAAATGCGATCTTAGGTACTTCTCTCGCAGTCGCCAAGGCTTCCGCCTCTCATACCGGACTCCCCCTTTATCGTTATATAGGCGGAAATTTCGCGAAAGAATTGCCTGTTCCCATGATGAACATCATCAACGGAGGAGCTCACGCCGACAATAACGTGGACTTCCAGGAATTCATGATTCTTCCCGTGGGAGTACATAGCTTCCGAGAGGCTCTTAGAGTGGGAGCGGAAGTCTTCCATAGCCTGAAATCCGTGCTCAAATCCAAAAAATTGAATACTGCAGTGGGAGACGAAGGCGGATTCGCACCCGACCTGGCAAGCAACGTAGAAGGCTTGGAAGTGATTCTGCAAGCCATCGAAAAAGCAGGCTATAAACCCGAAAAAGACGTATTATTGGGTCTGGACGCCGCTTCTTCCGAGTTTTTCGACAAATCCAAGAAAAAATACGTTCTGGGAGGAGAAGGAAATAAGGAGTTCACCAGCGCCGAATTGGTAGAATACTATTCAAATCTTGTCTCAAAGTATCCGATCATTACTATTGAGGACGGACTGGACGAGAACGACTGGGACGGCTGGAAACTCTTAAGCGATAAGCTCGGTAAGAAGATCCAGTTGGTGGGAGACGATTTATTCGTAACGAATATTGAAAAGCTCTCCCAGGGAATCGCGTCCGGTGTGGGAAATTCCATTCTGATCAAGGTAAACCAGATCGGAAGCTTATCCGAAACCCTCGCCTCCATCGATATGGCAAAGAAAGCGAAGTACACCAACGTGATCAGCCATAGATCGGGAGAAACGGAAGACGTTACGATCTCTCATATAGCCGTGGGAACCAACGCCGGTCAGATCAAAACCGGATCCCTCTCTAGAACGGATCGTATCGCTAAATACAACGAACTATTGAGAATCGAAGAAGAACTAGGATCTTCCGCGATTTACAAAGGGAGAAATACGTTCTATAATCTCTAA
- a CDS encoding ClpP family protease — translation MSEPEKISEVIEELAGSKISKKFIDHRKIFLWGAVTDESAKDIVGKLLYLEMSDPGKEITFYINSPGGVVTSGLTIYDTMKMISSPVHTVCMGLAASMGSVLLAAGVKGKRSIWPNGKVMIHQPSIGGQIVAPATDLKIQAEEILKTRARLNQILADACGHPVAKLEEDTDRDYYMDADEAIKYGIVDILATKIDFPKTGN, via the coding sequence ATGTCCGAACCAGAAAAGATCAGCGAAGTTATAGAAGAACTAGCTGGTAGCAAAATTTCAAAAAAATTCATAGACCATCGGAAAATTTTCCTCTGGGGCGCCGTTACCGACGAGTCCGCCAAAGACATCGTGGGCAAACTACTCTACCTGGAGATGTCCGATCCCGGAAAGGAAATCACTTTTTATATCAATAGTCCGGGCGGAGTCGTTACCTCCGGTTTGACTATTTACGATACCATGAAGATGATCTCTTCTCCAGTTCATACGGTATGTATGGGACTCGCTGCGTCCATGGGTTCCGTGCTTCTCGCAGCCGGAGTCAAAGGCAAACGCTCTATTTGGCCTAACGGTAAAGTCATGATCCACCAACCGAGTATCGGAGGCCAAATCGTTGCCCCCGCTACCGACCTGAAAATCCAAGCCGAAGAGATCCTAAAGACTCGGGCAAGACTCAACCAAATTCTCGCGGACGCCTGCGGGCATCCGGTCGCAAAGTTGGAAGAAGATACGGACCGCGACTATTATATGGACGCGGACGAAGCGATCAAATACGGAATAGTGGATATACTCGCCACTAAGATCGATTTCCCTAAAACCGGAAATTAG
- a CDS encoding FtsB family cell division protein — protein sequence MGIGLANRLFFLLVFLSGMFYFTVLGESGLVVRSTLETNLSSLRLDVERLEYENRQLEERQKLLRDDKVALEKEARKYYLLSESAQIIKFREPEPRVENRPVLASRLIALRADRNLPVPPIQLLRFFYISFVAFVFIGVFRKLRRKKLEQRSA from the coding sequence ATGGGCATAGGTCTTGCGAACAGGCTATTCTTTCTTCTGGTTTTCCTATCCGGGATGTTTTACTTCACGGTTTTGGGAGAATCCGGTCTGGTCGTAAGATCCACCCTGGAAACCAATCTTTCCAGTCTTCGTTTGGATGTGGAAAGATTGGAATACGAGAATCGTCAGTTGGAAGAACGCCAAAAACTCCTAAGGGACGATAAGGTCGCCTTGGAAAAGGAGGCCCGTAAATATTATCTTCTCTCCGAAAGCGCACAAATCATAAAATTTCGGGAACCGGAACCCAGAGTTGAGAACCGTCCCGTCCTCGCCTCTCGTCTAATAGCTTTAAGAGCGGATCGGAATCTTCCCGTTCCGCCTATCCAGTTGCTTCGCTTTTTTTACATTTCCTTTGTAGCTTTCGTATTTATTGGAGTTTTCAGGAAATTACGGAGGAAGAAACTGGAACAACGAAGTGCTTAG
- a CDS encoding UDP-3-O-acyl-N-acetylglucosamine deacetylase, protein MDAQVFTESERIGDLIRTRNPEFRELPDFFIGKVEVPDQNFSYTLSSEFTVSGKATFENKDSKIRVSPALGKRSSFTFGDRRYELDPSLCHKGNHNIQLGEIKIIEHPLAWLLAFGIYADFELSESSFPTFDDCDLPYIEGMRGNLRKGSERPKISVSNPFAMVWEKGYCILEPGDSDSLVLDHQVAYPGNTIGNSRIRMEFRPETFSYFADARTTAFRTKKDAEGFYQLGLAGGLKDYPFTLENVLLLDEEKIYNPRKKYFDPVTNFDYEFLCHEAIDIASWLRFVEEEYQGRFVGRMTTFLFDHHKQIDIAKFACDREKMEEAGLKILR, encoded by the coding sequence ATGGACGCCCAGGTTTTTACCGAATCCGAAAGAATCGGGGATTTGATTCGAACGAGAAATCCGGAGTTCAGGGAACTTCCCGATTTCTTTATAGGAAAAGTGGAGGTTCCGGATCAAAATTTCTCCTACACCTTATCATCCGAATTCACTGTAAGCGGAAAAGCGACCTTCGAAAATAAGGATTCTAAGATTCGAGTATCTCCTGCACTCGGAAAACGTTCCAGTTTTACCTTCGGCGATCGTAGATACGAATTGGATCCTTCCTTATGCCATAAAGGAAATCATAATATTCAACTGGGAGAGATAAAGATCATAGAGCATCCTCTCGCATGGCTTTTGGCATTCGGAATCTACGCCGATTTCGAACTTTCGGAATCCAGTTTTCCTACATTCGATGATTGTGATCTTCCTTATATAGAAGGAATGCGGGGCAATTTGCGTAAAGGATCCGAGAGGCCTAAGATATCCGTTTCCAATCCTTTCGCAATGGTCTGGGAAAAGGGATATTGTATTTTGGAACCGGGCGATTCCGATTCTCTTGTCCTGGACCACCAGGTGGCGTATCCTGGAAATACGATAGGCAACTCCAGGATCAGAATGGAATTTCGTCCGGAAACATTTTCCTATTTCGCGGACGCTCGCACTACCGCGTTTAGAACCAAGAAAGACGCGGAAGGTTTTTATCAACTAGGGTTGGCGGGAGGACTGAAGGATTATCCTTTTACTTTGGAGAATGTACTACTTCTGGATGAGGAAAAGATTTATAATCCCAGAAAGAAATATTTCGATCCGGTGACTAATTTCGATTACGAGTTTCTCTGTCACGAAGCCATCGATATCGCTTCCTGGCTGCGATTCGTGGAGGAGGAATACCAGGGTAGGTTTGTGGGAAGAATGACTACTTTTTTATTCGATCATCACAAGCAGATCGATATCGCAAAATTTGCATGCGATCGGGAGAAGATGGAAGAGGCGGGTTTGAAGATCCTCCGTTGA
- a CDS encoding TIGR04452 family lipoprotein translates to MRLKFLLVLILVSVFANCALLNRSGLTDRYKGKEAQDMIQDAATTSALIYAISTGDYNASVYTQNILLPTILAGIKPSEYYVKADIDSCVSEIKLFGVLGLSPTYSSIFGQCSNLQPEGTIYGDY, encoded by the coding sequence ATGAGACTCAAGTTTCTATTAGTTTTAATCCTTGTTTCCGTTTTCGCGAATTGTGCTCTCTTGAACCGTTCGGGGCTTACGGATCGTTACAAAGGCAAGGAAGCTCAGGACATGATCCAAGACGCAGCGACAACTTCCGCGTTGATTTATGCGATTTCTACCGGAGATTATAACGCATCCGTCTATACACAAAATATCCTGCTACCGACGATTCTTGCCGGAATCAAACCTAGCGAATATTACGTGAAGGCGGATATAGATTCCTGCGTGAGCGAGATCAAACTCTTCGGAGTTTTAGGATTGTCTCCTACTTATTCGTCCATTTTCGGTCAATGCTCCAATTTGCAGCCGGAAGGCACGATTTACGGAGACTATTGA
- the lepA gene encoding translation elongation factor 4: MSDRQQYIRNFSIIAHIDHGKSTLADRLLEIGRITDDRTKKDQILDSMDIERERGITIKANNATFNYQAADGKTYTMNLIDTPGHVDFTYEVSRSLKACEGVLLIVDASQGVEAQTLANLYLAMEQDLAIIPVMNKVDLPAADVEKTKLQIEDSLGLDAENAVAISAKTGLNVQAVLEEITKQIPPPKGDPKGPLKALIYDSYFDPYMGVVIKIRVFDGTVKKGDRILLMSSQKDFTVNEVGIKGITLTPTDILSAGEVGYIIAGIKKVSDARTGDTVTLYSNQAAEAVPGYKDAKPMVFAGLFPIMGEQFEELVDAIEKMKLNDAALVYEKESSAALGFGFRVGYLGLLHMEIVQERLEREFNLDLITTAPSVKYTIRTKKGEVFDIDNPSKFPDPILIEATEEPYVKASIITPNEYVGNIMTLAIEKRGMQLDTVYLSQDKVQLTYEIPLAELIFEFYDKLKSLTRGYASLDYEPSGYKASRLVKMDILVNGEPVDALSMIVHTSKAEQRGREIIEKLKEIIPRHQFMIPLQAAVGGKILARESISALRKNVTAKCYGGDITRKKKLLEKQKEGKKRMKQIGNVEIPQEAFLAVLKTGD, encoded by the coding sequence ATGTCCGACCGCCAACAATACATACGAAATTTTTCCATTATCGCTCATATCGATCACGGTAAATCCACCCTTGCCGACAGGCTTTTGGAGATAGGCCGGATCACGGACGATCGGACTAAAAAAGACCAGATTCTCGACTCCATGGATATTGAAAGGGAGAGGGGAATCACCATCAAGGCCAATAACGCTACCTTTAATTACCAGGCGGCGGACGGCAAAACCTATACCATGAACCTCATCGACACTCCCGGTCACGTGGATTTTACCTACGAGGTATCTCGTTCTCTCAAAGCATGCGAGGGAGTACTTCTGATCGTGGATGCGAGCCAAGGTGTGGAGGCCCAGACTCTGGCCAATCTGTATCTCGCTATGGAACAGGATCTCGCCATCATCCCGGTGATGAACAAGGTGGATCTTCCTGCTGCGGATGTCGAAAAGACTAAGCTACAGATCGAGGATAGCTTGGGATTGGACGCGGAGAATGCGGTGGCGATTTCCGCAAAGACCGGTCTGAATGTGCAGGCGGTCTTGGAAGAGATCACAAAACAGATCCCTCCGCCTAAAGGAGATCCGAAGGGTCCGCTCAAGGCTTTGATATACGATTCGTATTTCGATCCGTATATGGGGGTCGTGATCAAGATCCGAGTTTTCGACGGAACCGTAAAGAAAGGCGATCGCATTCTTCTAATGAGTAGCCAAAAGGACTTCACGGTAAACGAAGTCGGGATCAAGGGAATCACTTTGACTCCTACCGATATCCTCTCCGCGGGGGAAGTGGGTTATATCATCGCAGGGATCAAAAAGGTCTCCGACGCGAGAACCGGCGATACGGTTACTCTCTATTCCAATCAGGCCGCAGAGGCGGTGCCGGGATACAAAGATGCAAAGCCGATGGTCTTCGCGGGCCTCTTTCCTATCATGGGAGAACAGTTCGAGGAACTCGTGGATGCGATAGAGAAGATGAAGCTGAACGACGCGGCCTTGGTCTACGAAAAAGAAAGTTCCGCGGCTTTAGGATTCGGCTTCCGGGTAGGATATCTGGGGCTATTGCATATGGAGATCGTTCAGGAGCGTCTCGAAAGAGAATTCAACCTGGATCTCATTACTACCGCTCCTTCCGTTAAGTATACGATTCGAACGAAGAAGGGAGAAGTATTCGATATAGACAATCCTTCCAAATTTCCGGATCCGATTCTCATAGAAGCTACGGAAGAACCTTATGTGAAAGCGTCCATCATCACTCCTAACGAATACGTCGGAAATATCATGACCTTGGCCATCGAAAAGAGAGGGATGCAATTGGATACCGTGTATCTTTCCCAGGACAAGGTTCAGTTGACCTATGAGATTCCTCTCGCCGAGCTAATATTCGAATTTTATGATAAGTTAAAATCCCTTACCAGAGGATACGCCTCCTTGGATTACGAGCCTTCCGGTTATAAGGCTTCCCGACTCGTAAAAATGGACATTCTGGTGAACGGAGAGCCTGTGGACGCATTATCCATGATCGTCCACACATCGAAGGCGGAGCAAAGAGGAAGGGAGATCATAGAAAAATTAAAGGAGATCATTCCTCGCCACCAATTCATGATTCCTCTTCAGGCGGCAGTAGGAGGAAAAATTCTCGCCAGAGAAAGTATTTCCGCACTCAGGAAGAATGTGACCGCGAAATGCTACGGTGGGGATATTACCCGTAAGAAAAAACTCTTAGAGAAGCAGAAAGAAGGAAAGAAACGTATGAAGCAAATCGGAAACGTGGAAATT